The Fragaria vesca subsp. vesca linkage group LG2, FraVesHawaii_1.0, whole genome shotgun sequence genome includes a window with the following:
- the LOC101313671 gene encoding putative F-box protein At1g19160-like has product MAVTDLPEDVMVNILSWLPVKSLIRFTSVSKRWRHIVRHRNSTQLVSGKPSVADSYSPMPLNSNP; this is encoded by the coding sequence ATGGCCGTAACTGATCTGCCTGAAGATGTGATGGTGAATATTCTGAGTTGGCTACCCGTGAAATCACTGATCCGATTCACCTCCGTTTCGAAGCGATGGCGTCATATTGTCCGGCATCGCAATTCAACGCAGCTCGTCAGCGGGAAACCCTCGGTCGCCGACTCATATTCTCCGATGCCCCTCAACTCGAATCCCTAG